A section of the Canis lupus baileyi chromosome 5, mCanLup2.hap1, whole genome shotgun sequence genome encodes:
- the LOC140634249 gene encoding proproteinase E: MLRLLTSLLFVALASGCGRPSYQPSSRVVNGEDAVPYSWPWQVSLQYEKNGAFHHTCGGSLIAPDWVMTAGHCISSSLTYQVVLGEYNRAEEEGSEQVIPINAGDLFVHPLWNSNCVACGNDIALIKLSRSAQLGDAVQLACLPPAGEILPNGAPCYISGWGRLYTGGPLPDKLQQALLPVVDYEHCSKLDWWGISVKKTMVCAGGDILSGCNGDSGGPLNCPTGDGSWQVHGVTSFVSAFGCNTIKKPTVFTRVSAFNDWIEEVMSSH; the protein is encoded by the exons ATGCTCCGGCTGCTGACTTCCCTCCTATTTGTGGCCCTCG CCTCCGGCTGTGGCCGACCCTCCTACCAGCCCTCCTCCCGTGTTGTTAATGGTGAGGATGCAGTCCCCTACAGCTGGCCCTGGCAG GTCTCCCTACAGTACGAGAAGAATGGAGCCTTCCACCATACCTGTGGCGGCAGTCTTATCGCCCCCGACTGGGTGATGACTGCAGGCCACTGCATCTC GAGCTCCTTGACCTACCAGGTGGTGTTGGGCGAGTATAACCGGGCTGAGGAAGAGGGCTCCGAACAGGTGATCCCCATCAATGCGGGGGACCTCTTCGTGCACCCACTCTGGAATTCCAACTGTGTAGCCTGTGG CAATGACATCGCCCTCATCAAGCTCTCCCGCAGTGCCCAGCTGGGAGATGCGGTCCAGCTCGCCTGTCTCCCTCCTGCTGGGGAAATCCTGCCCAACGGGGCACCCTGCTACATCAGCGGCTGGGGCCGTCTCTACA CCGGCGGGCCACTCCCGGACAAGCTGCAGCAGGCTCTGCTGCCCGTGGTGGACTATGAGCACTGCTCCAAGCTGGACTGGTGGGGCATCTCTGTAAAGAAGACCATGGTGTGCGCTGGCGGGGACATCCTCTCTGGGTGCAAT GGTGACTCTGGAGGACCTCTGAACTGCCCCACAGGAGATGGCTCCTGGCAGGTTCACGGTGTGACCAGctttgtgtctgccttcggctgcaACACCATCAAGAAGCCCACAGTATTCACACGAGTCTCAGCCTTCAATGACTGGATCGAGGAG GTCATGTCAAGCCACTAG
- the LOC140634250 gene encoding uncharacterized protein: protein MSGRPGSRSNACSRLSHPNSLSSSAQTPAWPHSPKCPRTPSGSDFCNSSGPLEQSEGPSSPRLPVRNICMGRPYNSKYVETSHLANHPKVARRPSCRSSPHCLLCTERPSGPCSPTFLDQLIRGINYLDRSTNAFCTNGPKSSLSLPRLAANYLERVANSIHLDHPDHSFPRSNSSPITSTAASDNYTNTCMVPSPRGVNTLQYTDEPAGTSYPHRLQSRSLTPVLPQRPGMKLPELPLFGNGIFSLGRLPKLWEAIRSGLRAPEPISKPCSWW, encoded by the coding sequence ATGTCTGGACGCCCAGGGAGCCGTTCCAATGCTTGCAGCCGCTTGAGCCATCCCAATAGCCTGTCCTCCTCAGCCCAGACTCCCGCCTGGCCCCACAGCCCCAAGTGTCCCCGCACCCCCAGTGGCTCGGATTTCTGTAACAGCAGTGGCCCCTTGGAGCAATCGGAGGGCCCCAGCTCCCCCAGACTTCCCGTGAGGAACATCTGCATGGGCCGCCCCTACAACTCCAAGTACGTGGAGACGAGCCACCTCGCAAACCACCCCAAGGTGGCCAGAAGGCCCTCTTGCCGCAGCAGCCCCCATTGCCTGCTCTGTACAGAACGTCCCTCGGGCCCCTGCAGCCCCACCTTCCTGGACCAACTCATCAGAGGCATCAACTACCTTGACAGATCCACCAATGCCTTCTGTACCAATGGTCCCAAGTCATCACTGAGCCTGCCAAGGCTTGCAGCCAACTACCTGGAACGCGTGGCCAACTCCATCCACCTGGACCACCCAGACCACTCCttcccccgcagtaactccagtcCCATCACCAGCACGGCTGCCTCTGACAACTACACCAACACCTGCATGGTGCCTTCCCCCAGGGGTGTCAACACGCTGCAGTATACGGATGAGCCTGCCGGCACCAGTTACCCGCACCGGCTTCAGAGCCGGAGCCTCACACCTGTGCTGCCGCAGAGGCCCGGGATGAAGCTGCCCGAGCTCCCCTTGTTCGGCAACGGGATCTTTTCCTTAGGTCGCCTTCCCAAGCTCTGGGAAGCAATCCGCTCGGGCTTGAGAGCCCCCGAGCCCATCTCTAAACCCTGTAGCTGGTGGTAA